In Pyrobaculum sp. 3827-6, the genomic window TACGCAATTGACGCCTACTACCGCCACATTGTGAGACGTATTTCCACTATTAGGAGGAAGCTGGAAGACGCCAAGAGGGGGAGGGTGATGCATATCGTAAAGAGGAGAGAGGCTGGCATACCCGAGGTTGTGCTGACAGGTTACACAAGCGCGGGTAAGACTACTCTCTTCAATAGGCTGGTAAATGAGAATAAGCTTGTCGATGGGAGACCCTTCGCTACGCTTGAGACATACAGCAGGGCGCTCGACCTATGGGGAAAGAAAATTGTGTTGACAGATACGATAGGTTTCATAGACGACCTACCGCCGTTGCTCATTGAGTCCTTTCACTCCACTCTGCAAGAGATTATAGATGCTGACAGGATGCTCCTAGTCGTAGACGGCTCTGAGCCGCCTGAGGAGATCGCTAGGAAACTCGAGACTTCTATAGAGACGTTGAGAGAGGTCGGGATAGATCTCGAGAAAATAATTCCTGTGGTGAATAAAGTTGACAAAATTCGACTTGAGGATGTAAAGAAGTTGCGCGGGGTGTTGGGAAGGTATTTTAGCTGGTTTGTCCCAGTCTCTGCGTTGACGGGTTTCGGCATCGAGGCTCTTAAAGCAGTGTTGTTCTTCCAAGTGCCGGGGTATAGTATAGTTAGAATGAGTAGTGACGACGGCGCGAGGGGGCTTCGTGTTGGCGACGTTGTATTTGTACCGCTCCGCAGTAACGGGCCGACTCGCTAGGTGGGGGCAATGCTTATATAGGCGTGCGGGGGGCTGGGGGATGAGAGATGTGTATATGTATATTGTCGAGAAGAGCGTGGCGTGGGAGTTCGACAGCCCTGAGTATGGGAGGCTTGCGCGGAAGGTTGTGGATATGCTCTACGAGAGGAAGGAGGATCTCTCAGACGACAGGATTGCGATCCTCCTTAATATATCTACCGCTGAGACAAGGAGGATTTTGCAGTATTTAATGCGGCTGGGTTTGGTTGGTGTGAGAAAGAAGACGACGGAGGATTACCGCATTGAGTATACCTGGTACGTCGATGACGAGATTATAAGACAAGCAATTAGTAGCAGAGCTAGAGTTGCCAGGGAGAAGATATCTATGTTGATAAGATCATTGACGGAGGGGGCTTATTACATATGTCCAAACTGTTTTACTATGTATACGCTAGACGAGGCGGTTAATAGAGGTGGTTTATGCTCCATATGTGGAACTCAGTTAGAATATGTAGAAAGTATAGAAGGGATAAACAAACTGACTAAAGCATTTGAAAAACTTGAAAAACTATGAAAGTGGAGTTTAGAATTTTCAAGCCTGTAGAGAACCACGAGATTTTTATCACAGGCTTCGCTGGTATCGGCATCGTTGGCCACCTGGCGACTAAGTACATAGCTCGGAACTGCGATGTGGTGGGCGTCGTGAGGTACAGGGGGGAGCCGCCCATTGTGTCTATGGAGGGGGACAGGCTTTTGTTACAGAACGAGATTTTTTCATGCGGCCGGGTGGCGGGAGTTGTGAACAACTACGGGATTCACGAGGTGGCTGTTTATGACTATACTAAAGCCCTCGCCACGTGGGTGGTTGCGAATGAGTTTAGGCTGGCTGTGCTTTTCGGCGGCTTAGACGGGAGGTTGCAGAGAGGCGAGGATAAGTTGCGTATTGTCTACACATCGGCATACAGAAGGGCGGGGCTCCCCACAGGAGATGCGAAAATATTAGAGCAAGGTCTCCAGATAGTGGGGCCCCTGGCGTACCTGACTTCATTTCTAGAAGAGCTAGATTTCCCCACGCTGGTGATACTGCCGTACGCCGACGTGACAAGGCCTGCGGATCCCTACGCCGCCAGCGTCGCCGTTGACTACTTTTCGAAATTATTCAACTTCCCGGTGGACACCAGTGGGCTTAGGCAGATGGCTGAGGAGCTTGAGAGGGAGATTGAGGAGGTTAGGAGGCGGATGGAGGAGCAGAGCAAGCGCGAGGAGGCGTCTAGGCTATATATATAGAGACACCTCGTCAAGAGTTCGTAGCTTTACAACTCTTTTGCCAATGATAGGCAGGTCAACGTTGTATGTCAAGACGAGGTCGTATTGACTTAGCCACTCGTAGGCATGGGCACGCGCCGCCTCGCCCTCGCCCTCGGCTTCGTTCTGAGAAAGGGGGTACACCTCGGCCACCTCCTCCGGCACAATGCCGAAGACCGGGTCGTAAAAGAGGACGTGGGCCCTCCCTCCGGTTAACCTCTTGACGTAGCGGTACTCCCAATTTCTGCTGTAGGGTTTTTCGTCTACCCGAATCACCACGGCTGTTCTAGAGGGCGTGTACAGGTTTGCCATCCTAGTCCAGTGTCTAAGTGGCTCTGGCCGGGAGTCGGCAGTGTCTTGGTAGAAAAAGAGTCCGTGTGGCTTTGGGTGGGTCTCGGGGTCGTACTCCTCTATAAGCTTCCTAAACTTTGCAAGGCCTTTCAGAAACCTATACAGCGATGGGTGTGCCCTGGCTTTTATCTCAAGGTACTCCCACAGCGTCCCCTCGTGTATTCTCTGTTTTACCTCAAGGAGCTCCTCTCTCAGAACTGCTAGGTTGTGCTCGGCGATTAGTTGTGTGCGTTCTTCTCTGGTCATCTCCCGTAATTCTTTCACTGGCGTGTAGCACAGCTTCGTGCTACAGGGGAGATAATCAGTCTTCGCATCGTCGAGGCGGAGGGTTCTATCTCTAAGCATTATCCTGCCGTCTCTTGCGTATAACACGTAGGATGCGCTGTCAAAGAGGTCGACGCCTAGAGCAACTGCAAATGGGAGAATTAGTGGGTGACCAGCGCCAAAGAGGTGTAGAGGCGCCTCTCTCACGATATTTGCCTTGACGTGCAGGACGGCTTCAAGCAACAGGTCAAATTTATACTCCTCGAGTAGCGT contains:
- the tgtA gene encoding tRNA guanosine(15) transglycosylase TgtA, translating into MTFELVAKDLAGRVGKLYTKSGVVETPALFPVVDPRKQELPLDVIRRYFGQVMTNSYFVYKLAGGEAVDVKRVLGWDGVVMTDSGAYQIMRYGSIEVDPDEILLYQAGIGSDIGVILDLPFDYEEPYESALLKVEETIRRAKRAATMLERLDMLVVGPIQGGLHLDLLTRSAREISKLGFHIFAIGSPTTLLEEYKFDLLLEAVLHVKANIVREAPLHLFGAGHPLILPFAVALGVDLFDSASYVLYARDGRIMLRDRTLRLDDAKTDYLPCSTKLCYTPVKELREMTREERTQLIAEHNLAVLREELLEVKQRIHEGTLWEYLEIKARAHPSLYRFLKGLAKFRKLIEEYDPETHPKPHGLFFYQDTADSRPEPLRHWTRMANLYTPSRTAVVIRVDEKPYSRNWEYRYVKRLTGGRAHVLFYDPVFGIVPEEVAEVYPLSQNEAEGEGEAARAHAYEWLSQYDLVLTYNVDLPIIGKRVVKLRTLDEVSLYI
- a CDS encoding proteasome assembly chaperone family protein, which translates into the protein MKVEFRIFKPVENHEIFITGFAGIGIVGHLATKYIARNCDVVGVVRYRGEPPIVSMEGDRLLLQNEIFSCGRVAGVVNNYGIHEVAVYDYTKALATWVVANEFRLAVLFGGLDGRLQRGEDKLRIVYTSAYRRAGLPTGDAKILEQGLQIVGPLAYLTSFLEELDFPTLVILPYADVTRPADPYAASVAVDYFSKLFNFPVDTSGLRQMAEELEREIEEVRRRMEEQSKREEASRLYI
- a CDS encoding transcription factor, encoding MRDVYMYIVEKSVAWEFDSPEYGRLARKVVDMLYERKEDLSDDRIAILLNISTAETRRILQYLMRLGLVGVRKKTTEDYRIEYTWYVDDEIIRQAISSRARVAREKISMLIRSLTEGAYYICPNCFTMYTLDEAVNRGGLCSICGTQLEYVESIEGINKLTKAFEKLEKL
- the hflX gene encoding GTPase HflX, with amino-acid sequence MRSRALLAYVGPRTPNLGYKLEEFVSLVEVAGFEVAELVTQFAKTDARFYLGVGKAREIAEKDFDVFIAYHSLTPLQIFNLEKLFKRRVIDRIYVILSIFEKRAGSLESKLQIELARLRYELPKVKEYLRRAKMGEQLGFMGAGEYAIDAYYRHIVRRISTIRRKLEDAKRGRVMHIVKRREAGIPEVVLTGYTSAGKTTLFNRLVNENKLVDGRPFATLETYSRALDLWGKKIVLTDTIGFIDDLPPLLIESFHSTLQEIIDADRMLLVVDGSEPPEEIARKLETSIETLREVGIDLEKIIPVVNKVDKIRLEDVKKLRGVLGRYFSWFVPVSALTGFGIEALKAVLFFQVPGYSIVRMSSDDGARGLRVGDVVFVPLRSNGPTR